One part of the Saprospiraceae bacterium genome encodes these proteins:
- a CDS encoding nucleoside triphosphate pyrophosphohydrolase family protein, which yields MSKKFEEANALNGVGAFHRLFDLPILESPQIPSVERCKLRIALLEEELNELKEAINNNDLMEAADAFCDLQYVLSGAIHEFGLGDQFHTMFEEVQRSNMSKACQTMEEAQLTQDKYQREKDTVSEIRTKEDVFLVYRAEDGKVLKSINYSPADLSKFI from the coding sequence ATGTCAAAAAAATTTGAAGAAGCAAACGCGCTAAATGGAGTAGGGGCTTTTCACCGATTATTCGATTTACCTATTTTAGAAAGTCCGCAAATTCCTTCTGTCGAACGTTGTAAACTCCGTATTGCTTTATTAGAAGAAGAATTAAACGAGCTAAAAGAAGCTATCAACAATAATGATTTAATGGAAGCGGCGGATGCTTTTTGTGATTTACAATATGTACTTTCAGGTGCCATTCATGAATTTGGTTTAGGCGACCAATTTCATACTATGTTTGAAGAAGTGCAACGCTCTAATATGAGCAAAGCATGTCAAACTATGGAAGAAGCACAATTAACACAGGATAAATATCAACGTGAAAAAGATACCGTTTCTGAAATTCGTACGAAAGAAGATGTATTCTTAGTTTATCGTGCTGAAGATGGTAAGGTCCTGAAGTCGATTAATTATAGTCCGGCAGATTTATCTAAATTTATTTAG
- a CDS encoding PA0069 family radical SAM protein — translation MPDKIISRRGSTLHIENKYLKYNHSIDEEFYQSIDSDLEINSNPKTKIIEVIAKSIINTVKSPDLKMDYSLNPYQGCEHGCSYCYARPTHNYWGYSAGDEFENTILAKKNSIEILKKELASKNYQVKPIMLSGNTDCYQPAERKYKLTRGLLKVLLDWKHPVQIITKNALILRDLDILTDLNNLKLCSIAISVTADNDKTRRTLEPRASSIESRLKTISKLAENKIPIHGMLAPIIPGINDSQLFNMLRLTSEAGANTASYQIVRLNGDLQAIFNNWLEENMPERKAKVLNAIRSCHGGNLNDSRFGFRMKGEGSISEIINQQFKLAYAKFFPNPQKANLRCDLFSPIKNGQLRLW, via the coding sequence ATGCCTGATAAAATTATAAGTCGCAGAGGTTCTACGCTTCATATTGAAAATAAGTATTTAAAATACAACCATAGTATTGATGAAGAATTTTATCAATCCATAGATTCTGATCTGGAAATCAATTCAAATCCCAAGACTAAAATCATTGAAGTAATTGCCAAAAGTATCATAAATACTGTAAAATCACCGGATCTTAAAATGGATTATTCATTAAATCCATATCAAGGCTGTGAGCATGGGTGCAGTTATTGTTATGCAAGGCCAACACATAATTATTGGGGATATAGCGCAGGAGATGAATTTGAAAATACCATTTTAGCAAAAAAGAACTCCATTGAAATTTTAAAAAAAGAATTAGCATCAAAAAATTACCAGGTAAAACCCATCATGTTATCTGGAAACACAGATTGTTACCAGCCTGCCGAACGTAAATACAAATTAACACGTGGGTTATTAAAAGTTTTACTTGATTGGAAACATCCGGTACAGATAATTACAAAGAATGCCTTAATCTTAAGAGACTTAGATATTTTAACTGATTTAAACAATTTGAAATTATGTTCTATTGCTATTTCAGTTACTGCAGATAATGATAAGACAAGAAGAACCCTGGAACCTCGGGCATCTAGTATTGAAAGTCGTTTAAAAACTATTTCTAAGTTAGCAGAAAATAAGATACCAATTCATGGAATGCTAGCACCCATTATACCAGGAATTAATGATAGTCAACTCTTTAACATGTTGCGACTAACCTCAGAAGCAGGGGCAAACACCGCCTCCTATCAGATCGTAAGATTAAATGGTGATTTGCAAGCAATTTTTAATAATTGGCTGGAAGAGAATATGCCTGAAAGAAAAGCCAAAGTTTTAAATGCAATTCGTTCCTGCCATGGTGGCAACTTAAATGACTCAAGATTTGGCTTCCGAATGAAAGGGGAGGGTAGCATTTCGGAAATCATAAACCAACAATTTAAGCTCGCTTACGCTAAGTTTTTTCCAAATCCCCAGAAAGCTAATTTGAGATGCGATTTGTTTAGTCCGATAAAAAATGGACAGCTAAGACTTTGGTAA